The following proteins come from a genomic window of Montipora capricornis isolate CH-2021 chromosome 9, ASM3666992v2, whole genome shotgun sequence:
- the LOC138016919 gene encoding protein THEM6-like, translating to MMGRVKDISLVFAAILLTWVVIKRLLGIYGIIVPLLYMFFDVNWSLRVTWIVLKKIIFDRKPNHYFLDRCDTNFVVLPSDVDLNLHMNNARYLRECDFGRINFWITSGMMNVMRKNKCCVTIAASSVRYRRSLELFQKVVLTTRVLAWDETAFYLEQRFSDFGGFVYAVVITKNTLVQGSKAERRNSPSELVQLLTGWNVQSPTIPQDLHLWIQFNQTSSTMLKNAL from the exons ATGATGGGACGAGTGAAAGACATTTCCTTGGTATTTGCGGCCATTCTTTTGACATGGGTGGTGATAAAGAGACTTTTAGGAATTTATGGTATAATTGTACCTCTTCTTTATATGTTTTTTGACGTGAACTGGAGTTTACGAGTAACCTGGattgttttaaaaaagataatATTTGATAGAAAACCCAATCATTATTTTCTTGATCGTTGTGATACGAATTTTGTCGTTTTGCCGTCGGATGTGGATCTCAACCTTCACATGAATAATGCTAG ATATCTTCGTGAATGTGACTTTGGAAGAATTAACTTTTGGATCACAAGTGGAATGATGAATGTGATGCGAAAGAACAAATGTTGTGTCACAATAGCAGCTTCAAGCGTTCGTTATCGCAGATCACTAGAGCTTTTTCAAAAGGTGGTTCTTACTACCAGAGTCTTGGCCTGGGATGAAACTGCATTCTACTTGGAGCAGAGGTTTTCTGATTTTGGTGGTTTTGTTTATGCTGTTGTCATCACAAAGAATACGTTGGTTCAAGGAAGTAAGGCTGAAAGACGTAATTCGCCATCTGAGCTGGTACAGTTATTGACTGGTTGGAATGTACAAAGCCCTACAATACCACAAGATTTGCACCTCTGGATTCAGTTCAACCAAACTTCAAGCACCATGTTAAAAAATGCTTTATAA
- the LOC138016920 gene encoding ras-related protein Rab-9A-like, whose amino-acid sequence MSTKATFLKVVLLGDGGVGKSSLMNRFVSNKFDNQSYHTIGVEFLNKDVVVDEESYTLQIWDTAGQERFKSLRTPFYRGSDLCLLVYAVDDVKSFKNLAMWRKEFLYYADVRKEDNVPFILLGNKIDVNERIVTQEEAHNFCKELGGIPYYETSAKDSTNVNIAFTAAVKRLNELEQSRGKSDFSASEGVNLSKLKTKESSGCCE is encoded by the coding sequence ATGTCCACCAAGGCAACCTTTTTAAAAGTAGTACTGCTTGGCGATGGTGGAGTCGGAAAATCGTCTCTTATGAACAGATTTGTCAGCAACAAATTTGACAACCAGTCGTACCACACCATCGGTGTGGAATTTTTAAACAAGGATGTTGTCGTAGATGAAGAATCGTACACACTACAAATCTGGGATACGGCAGGTCAAGAAAGATTTAAGAGCCTAAGGACACCGTTTTATCGAGGATCGGACTTGTGTTTGTTGGTCTACGCAGTTGATGACGTGAAGAGCTTCAAAAATTTGGCAATGTGGAGAAAGGAGTTTCTGTATTACGCAGACGTTCGCAAGGAAGACAACGTTCCTTTTATCCTTTTGGGGAATAAAATTGACGTTAACGAGAGGATTGTGACTCAGGAAGAAGCACATAATTTTTGCAAGGAACTGGGAGGAATACCTTACTATGAAACTAGCGCGAAAGATTCCACAAATGTGAACATAGCTTTCACTGCAGCTGTGAAAAGACTAAATGAATTGGAACAATCCAGAGGCAAGAGTGACTTCTCTGCTTCTGAAGGAGTGAATTTatcaaaactgaaaacaaagGAATCATCGGGGTGCTGTGAataa
- the LOC138016922 gene encoding DNA-directed RNA polymerases I and III subunit RPAC2-like isoform X2, which produces MADVVDGGESNEVKRRLEVIATGDPDDETCATFVLHEEDHTLGNSLRYIIMKNSDVEFCGYSVPHPSENKINLRIQTNGPPAMDVLRRGLSELTALCEHMLATFETAVEEYKGAKQNGDVDMSAAED; this is translated from the exons ATGGCGGACGTCGTAGACGGAGGGGAATCAAATGAAGTGAAACGACGATTAGAAGTG ATCGCCACAGGTGACCCAGATGATGAGACATGCGCCACTTTCGTCTTGCACGAGGAGGACCACACGCTTGGAAACTCGTTGAGATATATTATCATGAAAAA ctCTGATGTTGAGTTCTGTGGGTACAGTGTTCCACATCCTTCAGAGAACAAGATAAACCTTCGCATTCAAACAAATG GTCCCCCTGCAATGGATGTGCTCAGACGGGGATTATCAGAATTGACAGCTCTGTGTGAGCATATGCTGGCAACATTTGAG ACAGCTGTTGAGGAGTATAAAGGAGCAAAACAGAATGGTGATGTTGACATGTCAGCGGCAGAAGATTAA
- the LOC138016922 gene encoding DNA-directed RNA polymerases I and III subunit RPAC2-like isoform X1 gives MADVVDGGESNEVKRRLEVIATGDPDDETCATFVLHEEDHTLGNSLRYIIMKKYLKNSDVEFCGYSVPHPSENKINLRIQTNGPPAMDVLRRGLSELTALCEHMLATFETAVEEYKGAKQNGDVDMSAAED, from the exons ATGGCGGACGTCGTAGACGGAGGGGAATCAAATGAAGTGAAACGACGATTAGAAGTG ATCGCCACAGGTGACCCAGATGATGAGACATGCGCCACTTTCGTCTTGCACGAGGAGGACCACACGCTTGGAAACTCGTTGAGATATATTATCATGAAAAAGTATTTGAAAAA ctCTGATGTTGAGTTCTGTGGGTACAGTGTTCCACATCCTTCAGAGAACAAGATAAACCTTCGCATTCAAACAAATG GTCCCCCTGCAATGGATGTGCTCAGACGGGGATTATCAGAATTGACAGCTCTGTGTGAGCATATGCTGGCAACATTTGAG ACAGCTGTTGAGGAGTATAAAGGAGCAAAACAGAATGGTGATGTTGACATGTCAGCGGCAGAAGATTAA
- the LOC138016918 gene encoding vesicle-associated membrane protein 7-like — MSILYSVVARGTTVLAKFASCAGNFAEVTEQILSRITPENSKLTYTQGSYLFHYISEDRIVYLCITDDDFERSRAFSYLTEIKRRFETAYHGRAQTALPYAMNSEFSRILSAEMKRFSDTGARADNLSKVQGELDELKGIMVKNIDTIAQRGERLELLIDKAEDLNTTSLTFKKSSKGLARAMWWKNVKITIIIVIVIIVVLYFIISAACSGLDWGGCINKDNENKQ, encoded by the exons ATGTCTATATTGTACAGTGTTGTAGCCAGAGGTACCACCGTTTTGGCAAAATTTGCTTCATGTGCTGGCAACTTTGCAGAGGTCACAGAACAAATTTTGAGTAGAATTACACCCGAAAATTCAAAACTCACATACACACAAGGAAG TTACTTGTTCCATTACATATCAGAAGACAGAATCGTTTACCTGTGCATAACAGATGAT GACTTTGAAAGGTCTAGAGCATTTTCATACCTAACAGAGATCAAAAGGCG GTTTGAGACTGCATACCATGGCCGTGCCCAGACAGCTCTGCCTTATGCCATGAACAGTGAGTTTTCCAGAATTTTATCTGCTGAAATG aAAAGATTTTCTGACACTGGAGCTCGAGCAGATAATCTGTCCAAGGTGCAGGGAGAGCTGGATGAATTAAAAGGGATAATGGTTAAAAACATAG ACACCATTGCACAAAGAGGAGAGCGCTTAGAGCTTCTGATTGATAAAGCAGAGGACCTCAATACAACT TCACTCACTTTCAAAAAATCCAGCAAAGGCCTAGCCAGGGCCATGTGGTGGAAGAATGTCAAGATCACCATAataattgtcattgtcattata GTGGTTCTATACTTCATTATATCAGCAGCCTGCAGTGGATTGGACTGGGGAGGATGTATTAACAAagacaatgaaaacaaacagtAA